A stretch of Lysinibacillus agricola DNA encodes these proteins:
- the aroB gene encoding 3-dehydroquinate synthase: MRVPVATKSHQYEVVLGHKFLAEAVKAFDDKLQKADKLIVFTDANVWAVQGDYFKANFPYHFEVFVLPGGEACKTFEQYNAAQTFLLEQKCSRKSFIFAFGGGAVGDLTGFVAATYMRGIPFIQIPTTILAHDSAVGGKTAINHPLGKNMIGAFYQPEGVIYDTVFIESLPEREIRSGTAEVIKHAMISNAAWLEELMAAETVIHFNTEELAKQLRKGIEVKAQIVAEDETEQSVRKFLNLGHTYGHAIEAAAGYGKVAHGEAVMIGLVYCLLLSERYGELDRNFTTAFLQFAVKNGYPFEAVKEYTFEQLTEYLMKDKKAEYGILQFVLLEKIGKPFVQPIDLAECKEVDAEFRQLLAEVLV; this comes from the coding sequence ATGCGAGTACCAGTAGCAACGAAATCGCATCAATATGAGGTTGTCCTTGGTCATAAATTTTTAGCAGAGGCAGTAAAAGCATTTGATGATAAGCTTCAAAAAGCGGATAAGCTCATTGTGTTTACGGATGCTAATGTATGGGCAGTGCAAGGAGATTATTTCAAGGCTAATTTCCCTTATCATTTTGAGGTCTTTGTCTTACCAGGTGGTGAGGCATGTAAAACCTTTGAACAATACAATGCAGCACAAACATTTTTACTTGAACAAAAATGCTCACGGAAATCATTTATTTTTGCATTCGGTGGAGGTGCTGTAGGAGATTTAACAGGCTTTGTTGCTGCCACCTATATGCGTGGGATACCGTTTATTCAAATCCCGACAACGATTTTAGCACATGACTCAGCAGTAGGCGGTAAAACAGCTATTAACCATCCACTAGGTAAGAATATGATTGGTGCGTTTTATCAACCTGAGGGAGTTATTTACGATACTGTATTTATCGAAAGTTTACCTGAGCGCGAAATACGTTCAGGAACAGCAGAAGTGATCAAGCATGCGATGATTTCTAATGCAGCGTGGTTAGAGGAATTAATGGCTGCAGAGACAGTTATTCATTTTAACACAGAAGAATTAGCGAAGCAGCTTAGAAAAGGTATTGAAGTGAAGGCGCAAATCGTAGCAGAGGACGAAACCGAGCAATCCGTGCGGAAATTTTTAAACTTAGGCCATACTTATGGGCATGCCATTGAAGCGGCTGCTGGTTATGGAAAAGTAGCGCATGGAGAGGCTGTAATGATTGGTCTCGTATATTGTTTATTATTAAGTGAACGATACGGTGAATTAGACCGTAACTTCACTACAGCATTTTTGCAATTCGCAGTGAAGAATGGCTATCCATTTGAAGCTGTGAAAGAATATACCTTTGAACAGTTAACAGAGTATTTAATGAAAGATAAAAAAGCGGAGTATGGTATTTTACAATTTGTGTTGTTGGAGAAAATTGGTAAACCTTTCGTGCAACCAATTGATTTAGCAGAGTGCAAAGAAGTAGATGCCGAATTCCGACAGCTATTAGCGGAGGTGCTTGTATGA
- the aroH gene encoding chorismate mutase, with protein sequence MIRGLRGAITIESDKPELVWDETARLVREVVAANNVDVDDITSILISTTPDITSAFPARAVRLMDGWQYVPVMCTHEMDVPNALPLCIRVLIHANVEVAQKDVKHLYLNDAVKLRPDLAQAK encoded by the coding sequence ATGATTCGTGGACTTAGAGGAGCAATTACAATAGAATCTGACAAGCCAGAGCTTGTATGGGATGAGACAGCAAGGTTAGTACGTGAAGTAGTAGCGGCAAATAATGTGGACGTAGATGATATTACTTCCATACTTATATCCACAACGCCTGATATTACGTCAGCATTTCCGGCACGTGCTGTACGGTTAATGGACGGGTGGCAATATGTACCTGTCATGTGTACGCATGAAATGGACGTGCCGAACGCATTGCCACTTTGTATTCGTGTATTAATACATGCGAATGTGGAAGTGGCACAAAAGGACGTAAAACACTTGTATCTCAATGATGCAGTGAAATTAAGACCAGATTTAGCCCAAGCTAAATAA
- the hisC gene encoding histidinol-phosphate transaminase: MKWKQQLDGMQAYKPGKPIEEVQREYGLQEVVKLASNENPFGCSPKITAYLQNNSVNHAIYPDGYAQNLRTAVANHLGVKETQLLFGNGSDDIIAIITRALLYPGVNTVMADPSFSQYWHNAEIEGAEVRKVPCIEGAHDLDAMVEAIDDNTSIVWVCSPNNPTGVVIPDVELRVFLAKVPSDVLVVLDEAYIEYVTHPGHKNTLPLIDEFPNILLMRTFSKAYGLASFRVGYAIGQPDVIAKLDPVRAPFNNTILSQAVATIALSDQEYIKACREVNETGKKQYIEFCEKHNLQYYPSDTNFIFFNTNADSDVVFDELMKRGFIIRSGNALGLPGFIRVTIGTEAQNEALLGHLENVLKEQGVFA, translated from the coding sequence ATGAAATGGAAACAACAATTGGACGGTATGCAAGCATATAAGCCTGGTAAACCAATTGAAGAAGTTCAACGTGAATATGGCTTACAAGAAGTCGTAAAATTAGCATCTAATGAAAACCCATTTGGGTGCTCACCTAAGATAACAGCTTATTTACAAAATAATTCAGTAAATCATGCTATCTATCCAGACGGCTATGCGCAAAATTTACGTACAGCTGTTGCAAATCATCTAGGTGTCAAAGAAACACAGCTTCTTTTTGGTAACGGCTCCGACGATATCATTGCCATTATTACTCGTGCATTGTTGTATCCAGGTGTAAACACAGTGATGGCAGATCCATCCTTCTCTCAATACTGGCACAATGCTGAAATAGAAGGCGCAGAGGTACGCAAAGTTCCTTGTATCGAAGGTGCACATGATTTAGATGCAATGGTAGAGGCAATTGATGATAATACATCGATCGTTTGGGTTTGTAGTCCAAATAATCCAACAGGTGTTGTGATACCTGATGTTGAATTACGTGTATTTTTAGCTAAAGTACCATCTGATGTGCTAGTAGTATTAGATGAAGCATATATCGAATACGTAACGCATCCTGGTCATAAAAATACGCTACCGTTAATTGACGAGTTTCCGAATATACTATTAATGCGTACATTCTCAAAAGCATATGGTCTTGCGTCTTTCCGAGTTGGTTATGCAATTGGGCAACCAGACGTGATTGCTAAACTAGATCCAGTAAGAGCGCCATTTAATAATACAATTTTAAGTCAAGCAGTTGCGACAATCGCTTTAAGTGACCAAGAATATATAAAAGCTTGCCGTGAAGTAAATGAAACAGGCAAAAAACAATATATTGAATTCTGTGAAAAACATAATTTGCAATACTACCCTTCTGATACGAACTTTATTTTCTTTAATACGAATGCTGATAGTGATGTTGTTTTCGATGAGCTGATGAAACGAGGCTTTATAATCCGTAGTGGAAATGCGTTAGGATTACCTGGATTTATCCGTGTGACAATCGGTACAGAGGCTCAAAATGAGGCATTACTAGGCCATCTTGAGAATGTCCTAAAAGAGCAAGGAGTTTTTGCATGA
- a CDS encoding prephenate dehydrogenase, with product MTRKVLVIGLGLIGGSISLALQKAPETKIIGFDMDAKTREHAKTLNIVHDIVTDPKEVAADVDVIIFGTPVNATLEWMEQLKTWPLKNKVIVTDTGSTKKMIMQKAGELRELGITFIGGHPMAGSHKSGVLAAKAHLFENAYYMLTPLAGEEIVHMAQLESLLKFTHAKVVSVSAREHDHMTAVVSHFPHVVAASLVHQLGGENGEYPMTRSLAAGGFRDVTRIASSNPILWRDITLQNRDELIAQLEGWESEMNRVKELLLNGGSDDIENYFAVAKELRDELPISAGAMFTSFDLYVDVPDYPGVISEVTGLLADEEISITNLRIVESREDVFGILVISLQSESDRERAATCIQKRANYETYIS from the coding sequence ATGACACGCAAAGTGCTCGTAATTGGGCTAGGCCTTATTGGAGGCTCGATTTCCTTGGCATTACAAAAGGCACCAGAAACAAAAATTATTGGCTTTGATATGGATGCAAAAACACGTGAGCATGCAAAAACGTTAAATATTGTTCATGATATTGTGACAGATCCAAAAGAAGTTGCGGCTGATGTAGATGTCATTATTTTTGGCACTCCCGTCAACGCAACACTTGAATGGATGGAACAATTAAAAACATGGCCGTTAAAAAATAAAGTAATCGTAACAGATACAGGTAGTACAAAAAAAATGATTATGCAAAAGGCTGGGGAATTACGTGAGTTAGGCATTACCTTTATTGGTGGACACCCAATGGCAGGTTCACATAAAAGTGGTGTATTAGCTGCGAAGGCCCACCTTTTTGAAAATGCGTATTATATGCTAACACCACTCGCTGGTGAAGAAATTGTCCATATGGCACAGCTTGAAAGTCTATTAAAATTTACACACGCAAAAGTTGTTAGTGTATCTGCTCGTGAGCATGATCATATGACAGCTGTAGTGAGTCACTTTCCACATGTCGTTGCTGCTTCTCTTGTGCATCAGTTGGGCGGAGAAAATGGAGAGTATCCGATGACACGTTCGCTTGCTGCAGGTGGCTTCCGTGATGTAACGCGTATTGCCTCGTCCAATCCGATTTTATGGCGAGATATTACATTACAAAATCGTGATGAGCTAATTGCACAGCTAGAAGGCTGGGAAAGCGAAATGAATCGTGTTAAGGAGCTGCTTTTAAATGGTGGCTCAGATGACATTGAAAACTATTTTGCGGTTGCCAAAGAGCTAAGGGATGAATTACCGATTAGTGCAGGAGCAATGTTCACCTCATTTGATTTATATGTTGATGTTCCTGACTATCCGGGGGTTATTTCTGAGGTGACTGGCTTGCTTGCAGACGAAGAGATTAGTATTACGAATTTACGTATCGTAGAGTCACGTGAAGATGTTTTTGGGATTCTTGTTATTAGCTTACAAAGCGAAAGTGACCGTGAACGTGCAGCAACGTGTATACAAAAGCGTGCTAATTATGAAACATATATTTCATAG
- the aroA gene encoding 3-phosphoshikimate 1-carboxyvinyltransferase — protein MSEKVLQYDKPSLQGTLTIPGDKSVSHRSVMFGAIATGKTTVDGFLLGEDCLSTIDCFRKLGVKIDVEGTNVSIDSPGIDGWQEPTEVLYTGNSGTTTRLMLGILAGSTVHSVMIGDASIGKRPMRRVIDPLRQMGAHITGRADGQYTPLAIQGTTLQAIDYHMPVASAQVKSAILLAGLRAEGTTIVRETEVSRDHTERMLRQFGAQVDEVDGVISFKGGQTLTGTHVSVPGDISSAAFFLVAGAICEKSKIMLKNVGINPTRDGIIEVLQNMGATMTLMPYEDSQSEPTATITIETSTLKGTTIEGDIIPRLIDEIPILALLATQANGKTIIKDAEELKVKETDRITAVVDELKKLGASIEATEDGMIIEGPTPLRGAGLKTYGDHRIGMMGAVAALITDGAVILDDAECIAVSYPSFFEHIEEVK, from the coding sequence ATGAGTGAAAAAGTATTACAATATGATAAACCTTCCTTACAAGGGACGTTAACGATTCCTGGTGATAAATCTGTTTCTCACCGTTCCGTTATGTTTGGAGCTATTGCAACGGGTAAAACGACAGTTGACGGCTTTTTATTAGGTGAGGATTGTTTAAGTACAATTGATTGCTTCCGAAAGCTCGGTGTGAAAATTGACGTGGAAGGAACAAATGTATCCATTGACAGTCCAGGTATAGATGGGTGGCAAGAGCCTACAGAGGTACTATACACAGGAAACTCTGGTACGACGACACGCTTAATGCTAGGGATTCTAGCTGGTTCTACTGTACATTCAGTGATGATAGGGGATGCGTCTATTGGAAAGCGACCAATGCGCCGTGTTATTGATCCGTTACGTCAAATGGGTGCACACATTACTGGAAGGGCAGATGGACAATATACGCCATTAGCCATTCAAGGTACAACATTACAAGCTATTGATTACCACATGCCTGTTGCGAGTGCACAGGTGAAGTCAGCTATTTTACTTGCGGGTTTACGTGCTGAAGGTACTACAATTGTGCGAGAAACTGAAGTGTCACGAGATCATACAGAGAGAATGCTTCGTCAATTTGGTGCACAGGTTGATGAGGTGGATGGTGTTATATCATTTAAAGGAGGGCAAACTCTAACAGGGACTCATGTTTCTGTTCCGGGTGATATTTCATCTGCAGCCTTTTTCTTAGTAGCAGGGGCTATCTGTGAAAAAAGTAAAATAATGCTAAAAAATGTCGGAATTAACCCAACACGAGACGGTATCATCGAAGTGCTTCAAAATATGGGAGCAACTATGACACTTATGCCGTATGAAGATAGCCAATCAGAGCCGACAGCAACAATTACAATTGAAACGTCAACATTAAAAGGAACTACAATCGAGGGCGATATTATTCCTCGTCTTATCGATGAAATCCCAATCCTCGCTTTATTAGCAACACAGGCAAACGGCAAAACTATTATTAAGGATGCCGAAGAGTTAAAAGTGAAGGAAACAGACCGAATAACGGCTGTAGTGGATGAATTGAAAAAACTAGGTGCTAGTATTGAAGCGACTGAGGATGGAATGATTATTGAAGGACCAACTCCATTACGTGGCGCTGGCCTTAAAACCTATGGTGACCATCGGATTGGAATGATGGGCGCTGTTGCAGCACTTATAACAGATGGGGCAGTAATTTTAGATGACGCCGAGTGTATTGCTGTTTCTTACCCATCGTTTTTCGAGCATATAGAAGAAGTAAAGTAA
- a CDS encoding tetratricopeptide repeat protein, translating into MTVNNAMTEMMQALEQGDLALIEQLLESFLVKELPEEIYALAEVFMQYGYMKEADRVLEHLQFLFPEEAQLKIDRANVLMELGDEDEALDFLLEVEEASPEYPQALLVLADYYQMQGLFEVAEMRINEALAILPDEPLLQFAKAELLFETGRFLEAARLYEELYEQQVEFAGVSLVERLAEVYRAGAAYETALDYYLKALEDEVKPDVLFGAAYSAFQSRKYEMAIKQLEELKELDPDYFSAYLLLAESYAMTEDNKKAYAAIMEGLKRDEYDKSLYLFAGKMALKTGLPAEGEQHLREAIALDPEYMEAVLALISVLAQQERYEDVIELFETLQQNDFEWSTLYPFAADAYENLELYDRAYEFYHLAYNDFKEDAAFLEKYVYFLLEEGKRSEAKEVLGQLITIQPGELEWQEKLETLEFE; encoded by the coding sequence ATGACTGTGAACAATGCGATGACTGAAATGATGCAAGCACTTGAACAAGGGGACTTAGCATTAATTGAACAGCTACTTGAATCATTTTTAGTGAAGGAGTTACCCGAAGAAATTTACGCGCTAGCTGAAGTTTTTATGCAGTATGGATATATGAAGGAAGCAGACCGTGTACTGGAGCATTTGCAATTTTTATTCCCAGAAGAGGCACAGTTAAAAATTGATCGTGCAAATGTCTTAATGGAACTTGGCGATGAAGATGAAGCGTTAGATTTTTTATTAGAGGTAGAGGAGGCTTCTCCAGAATATCCTCAAGCATTATTAGTATTAGCGGACTATTATCAAATGCAAGGGTTATTTGAAGTAGCGGAAATGCGTATCAATGAAGCATTAGCTATATTACCAGACGAACCATTACTACAATTTGCTAAAGCAGAACTTTTATTTGAAACTGGTCGTTTTTTAGAGGCTGCGAGATTATATGAAGAGTTGTATGAACAACAAGTTGAATTTGCTGGTGTAAGTCTTGTTGAACGACTTGCTGAGGTGTATCGTGCAGGGGCTGCCTATGAAACAGCTTTGGATTACTATTTAAAGGCACTTGAGGATGAAGTAAAGCCAGATGTTTTATTTGGTGCAGCATACTCGGCCTTCCAATCACGAAAATATGAAATGGCCATTAAACAATTAGAGGAATTAAAAGAATTAGATCCTGATTATTTTTCTGCCTATTTATTGCTTGCCGAAAGCTATGCCATGACTGAGGACAATAAAAAAGCATACGCTGCCATTATGGAAGGATTAAAGCGTGACGAATACGATAAGTCACTATACTTATTCGCTGGTAAAATGGCCTTGAAAACTGGTTTGCCAGCTGAGGGCGAGCAGCATCTACGTGAAGCCATTGCGTTAGATCCTGAATACATGGAGGCAGTATTAGCATTGATCTCAGTATTGGCACAGCAAGAGCGCTATGAGGATGTAATAGAATTATTTGAAACGTTGCAACAAAATGATTTTGAATGGAGCACATTATACCCATTTGCTGCGGATGCATATGAAAATTTAGAATTGTACGACCGTGCATACGAATTTTACCATTTGGCATATAATGATTTTAAGGAAGACGCAGCATTTTTGGAGAAATATGTTTATTTCTTGTTAGAGGAAGGGAAGCGTTCAGAAGCAAAAGAAGTACTCGGTCAATTAATAACTATTCAGCCAGGTGAATTAGAGTGGCAAGAGAAGTTAGAAACCTTAGAATTTGAGTAA
- a CDS encoding ReoY family proteolytic degradation factor, whose amino-acid sequence MTASVSVVDKKAFVRWFLKNYQLKRRECVWILNYLLSNDELLKRIRFVEEAHYCPRAMVMSTVDSTGVPFRFYKGNVMTADAEKSFHDLRLHEHEDMYIQLNFPNVPPSAQYLAVLEENPYMPEALIVSEKDRLLAEELLSNSLLVFQEEKLLAQIDEALDQGDEERFYELSNLLQALKETANLR is encoded by the coding sequence ATGACTGCTTCTGTATCAGTTGTCGACAAAAAAGCATTTGTTAGATGGTTTTTAAAAAATTATCAATTGAAACGTCGAGAGTGTGTATGGATTTTGAATTACTTATTAAGCAATGATGAGTTATTAAAACGAATTCGATTTGTTGAAGAAGCTCACTATTGTCCTAGAGCAATGGTAATGTCAACTGTTGACTCAACAGGTGTGCCATTTCGTTTTTACAAAGGCAATGTAATGACAGCAGATGCTGAGAAATCTTTCCATGATCTACGCTTACATGAACATGAAGATATGTATATACAATTGAATTTTCCAAATGTACCACCAAGTGCACAATACTTAGCAGTTCTTGAAGAAAACCCTTATATGCCGGAAGCACTGATTGTCAGTGAAAAAGATCGTTTACTGGCAGAAGAGCTGCTTTCCAACAGCTTACTCGTATTCCAAGAAGAAAAATTACTCGCACAGATTGATGAAGCCCTCGACCAGGGAGATGAAGAGCGCTTTTACGAATTGTCTAATTTGTTACAAGCTTTGAAGGAAACGGCTAATTTACGTTAG
- a CDS encoding DUF2487 family protein, with protein sequence MYFNANDVTSFMAQKEFIDTAIVPLVSVDLTSEKMKQSGTEADFLLSLTSFIEQQFKGRLLLMPPFSYSATLKDEEMPKQLEAQLHNAGFKHVFFITCDHSWTNIGDEVNIIWLPAIPLESMDKGVKSSILEDQLRQLIPILSTKWAQI encoded by the coding sequence ATGTATTTTAATGCAAACGATGTGACATCGTTTATGGCACAGAAGGAATTTATCGATACAGCAATTGTCCCACTCGTATCCGTCGATTTGACTTCTGAAAAAATGAAACAGAGTGGTACGGAGGCGGATTTTTTGTTGTCGCTCACATCTTTTATCGAACAACAATTTAAAGGCCGTCTATTATTAATGCCACCATTTTCGTATAGTGCAACGTTAAAAGACGAAGAAATGCCAAAGCAATTAGAGGCACAATTACATAATGCTGGTTTTAAGCATGTGTTCTTCATTACTTGTGACCATTCTTGGACAAATATTGGAGATGAAGTAAATATTATTTGGCTACCAGCGATTCCGTTAGAAAGTATGGATAAAGGTGTGAAAAGCTCCATTCTCGAAGATCAATTGCGACAATTGATTCCGATACTTTCGACCAAATGGGCACAAATTTAA
- a CDS encoding ubiquinol-cytochrome c reductase iron-sulfur subunit, translating into MSNNRVSRRQFLSYTLTGVGGFMAAGMLMPMVRFAIDPVLQKHGGGDFVQTEHKIADITDKPVKVDLKFEQVDAWYKSDVTNVAWVFKEGDQIVALSPVCKHLGCMVGWEEDSSHPNQFFCPCHAGRYEKNGKNVPGTPPTGPLDEYEVQEKNGFLWLGPTKANTLVK; encoded by the coding sequence ATGAGTAATAATCGAGTTTCACGTCGTCAATTCCTAAGCTATACATTAACTGGTGTAGGTGGCTTTATGGCGGCAGGTATGCTGATGCCGATGGTTCGTTTTGCAATAGACCCAGTACTACAAAAGCATGGTGGTGGGGATTTTGTACAGACAGAGCATAAAATCGCTGATATTACTGATAAACCTGTTAAAGTTGACTTAAAATTTGAACAAGTTGACGCATGGTACAAATCAGATGTAACAAACGTAGCATGGGTTTTCAAAGAAGGCGATCAAATAGTTGCATTATCTCCTGTTTGTAAGCATTTAGGATGTATGGTTGGCTGGGAAGAAGATTCATCACATCCGAATCAATTCTTCTGTCCTTGTCACGCTGGACGTTACGAGAAAAACGGTAAAAACGTTCCAGGTACACCACCTACAGGTCCGTTGGATGAATATGAAGTACAAGAAAAAAACGGTTTCTTATGGCTTGGTCCAACTAAAGCAAATACTCTAGTTAAGTAA
- the qcrB gene encoding menaquinol-cytochrome c reductase cytochrome b subunit produces the protein MLNKIYDWVDERLDITPIWRDIADHEVPEHVNPAHHFSAFVYCFGGLTFFITVIQILSGMFLTMYYVPDVVNAWKSVYYLQNEVAFGEIVRGMHHWGASLVIVMMFLHTLRVFFTGSYKKPRELNWMVGVGIFGVMMGLGFTGYLLPWDMKALFATKVGIEIAASVPFIGELIKILLAGDSTILGAQTLTRFFAIHVFFLPAVLFGLLAAHFIMIRRQGISGPL, from the coding sequence GTGCTAAATAAAATTTATGATTGGGTCGATGAACGTTTAGATATTACACCGATTTGGCGTGATATTGCCGACCACGAAGTGCCAGAGCACGTAAACCCTGCACATCATTTCTCAGCATTCGTTTACTGTTTCGGAGGATTAACTTTCTTCATCACAGTAATTCAAATACTATCTGGTATGTTCTTAACAATGTACTATGTACCAGATGTAGTGAATGCATGGAAATCAGTTTATTATTTACAAAACGAAGTAGCATTCGGTGAAATCGTACGCGGTATGCACCACTGGGGGGCTTCATTAGTAATCGTAATGATGTTCTTACATACACTTCGTGTATTCTTTACGGGTTCGTATAAGAAACCTCGTGAATTAAACTGGATGGTTGGTGTAGGTATTTTTGGTGTAATGATGGGTCTTGGTTTTACAGGATACTTATTACCATGGGATATGAAAGCATTATTCGCTACAAAAGTAGGTATCGAAATTGCTGCATCAGTACCGTTTATCGGTGAGCTGATTAAAATCTTATTAGCGGGAGACTCAACTATTCTTGGAGCTCAAACGCTAACACGATTCTTTGCGATTCATGTATTCTTCTTACCTGCAGTATTGTTTGGGTTACTTGCAGCACACTTTATCATGATTCGTCGTCAAGGAATTTCAGGGCCGTTGTAA
- a CDS encoding menaquinol-cytochrome c reductase cytochrome b/c subunit: MHRGKGMKFVGDSRIKANHKMPNVPKDYSEYPGKTEAFWPNFLLKEWMVGAVFLIAYLLLTVAHPSPLEGPADPTRAYVPLPDWYFLFMYQLLKYSYASGPYNVIGAIVIPGLAFGALLLMPFLDKGPERRPSKRPLPTAFMLLTLAAMFYLTWESVVNHDWEAQKAMGAIVEEVDVDIDESLPGFAIWNGDTGEQAKTCIGCHAADLNGGPAAPKLLGNELTAEEVEDIIHNGRGNMPGGQFQGTDEEAKQLAEFIASLKAKE, encoded by the coding sequence ATGCATCGCGGAAAAGGAATGAAATTTGTTGGTGATTCTCGTATTAAAGCGAATCACAAAATGCCGAACGTTCCAAAGGATTATTCCGAATATCCAGGTAAGACGGAAGCTTTCTGGCCGAACTTCTTACTTAAAGAATGGATGGTTGGTGCTGTATTTTTAATTGCTTATTTATTATTAACAGTTGCTCATCCATCACCACTTGAAGGGCCGGCTGATCCAACAAGAGCTTACGTGCCGTTACCGGACTGGTACTTCTTATTCATGTACCAATTATTAAAATACTCATATGCTTCTGGTCCATACAATGTTATTGGAGCAATTGTAATTCCAGGTCTTGCATTTGGGGCGCTATTATTAATGCCATTTTTAGACAAAGGTCCAGAACGCCGTCCATCTAAACGTCCGTTACCAACAGCGTTTATGTTATTAACTTTAGCTGCTATGTTCTACTTAACATGGGAGTCAGTTGTTAACCATGACTGGGAAGCTCAAAAAGCAATGGGTGCAATCGTAGAAGAAGTTGATGTTGATATTGATGAATCACTTCCAGGATTTGCAATTTGGAACGGTGACACTGGTGAACAAGCTAAAACTTGTATCGGCTGTCATGCCGCTGACTTAAATGGTGGTCCAGCTGCTCCGAAATTACTTGGTAACGAGCTAACAGCTGAAGAAGTTGAAGATATTATCCATAATGGTCGCGGCAATATGCCAGGTGGTCAATTCCAAGGTACAGATGAAGAAGCGAAGCAATTAGCTGAATTTATTGCGAGCTTAAAGGCTAAAGAATAA
- a CDS encoding DUF1405 domain-containing protein, with protein sequence MQITRANIWYLLTHKSFLILLLIINLFGTIYGYYWYGGQLAVTEPIFYIFVPDSPTASLFFCFVLLAWIMGKSWPLMEVLALVTLVKYGLWADVMNIWTLFETGSIGWQGWMLVGSHFAMAVQAILYLGKYVFKYWHIAVAAVWTLHNDVIDYVFGQMPMYRDLADYTSYIGYFTFWLSVACIFLAIFSIRWRKYLPN encoded by the coding sequence ATGCAAATTACACGTGCAAACATCTGGTATCTCCTTACACATAAATCATTTTTAATACTATTACTTATTATCAATCTATTTGGAACGATTTACGGTTATTATTGGTATGGAGGACAGCTTGCCGTCACGGAACCAATTTTTTATATATTTGTGCCGGATAGTCCGACAGCCAGCTTATTCTTTTGTTTTGTATTGTTAGCTTGGATTATGGGCAAAAGTTGGCCGCTGATGGAAGTGCTAGCACTTGTCACACTAGTGAAGTATGGATTATGGGCTGATGTTATGAATATTTGGACACTGTTTGAAACTGGATCTATTGGCTGGCAAGGCTGGATGCTTGTGGGCTCACATTTTGCGATGGCTGTACAAGCAATCCTTTATCTCGGTAAATATGTATTTAAATATTGGCATATTGCCGTAGCAGCGGTATGGACACTGCATAATGATGTGATTGATTATGTATTTGGACAAATGCCAATGTACCGTGATTTGGCAGATTATACAAGCTATATTGGTTATTTTACTTTTTGGTTATCAGTAGCATGCATTTTTCTAGCCATCTTCTCAATTAGGTGGCGCAAATATTTGCCGAATTAG
- a CDS encoding zinc metallopeptidase has product MYIVYFAIIMLLPLYAQMKVKGTYNKFAKERTMKGQTGAEVARAILDANGLYDVRVVPTQGVLSDHYNPATKTVALSESNFYEASIAGAAVAAHEVGHAIQHKEAYSMLTLRSKLVPVANISSNMSWIFVMIGIFATNPKFLLLGIVLLAAGVVFQLVTLPVEFDASKRALVQMNSLGIITNEEERPARKVLSAAALTYVAAAAVAVLELLRLVLIFTNMRSDD; this is encoded by the coding sequence ATGTATATTGTTTATTTTGCAATTATTATGCTATTGCCACTTTATGCACAAATGAAAGTAAAGGGCACGTATAATAAGTTTGCAAAAGAACGTACTATGAAGGGACAAACAGGTGCAGAGGTAGCGCGTGCGATTTTAGATGCGAACGGCTTATATGATGTACGAGTTGTTCCTACGCAAGGTGTGTTGTCTGATCACTATAATCCGGCAACAAAAACAGTTGCTTTATCGGAAAGTAACTTCTATGAGGCAAGTATTGCAGGTGCTGCAGTTGCTGCCCACGAGGTTGGCCATGCCATTCAGCATAAAGAAGCTTATTCAATGCTGACATTACGTAGTAAGCTAGTTCCAGTTGCAAATATTTCATCAAATATGTCTTGGATATTTGTAATGATTGGTATTTTTGCAACTAATCCAAAATTTTTACTTTTAGGTATCGTATTATTAGCAGCTGGTGTGGTTTTCCAATTAGTAACATTACCAGTAGAATTTGATGCATCAAAGCGTGCGTTAGTGCAAATGAATTCTCTAGGAATTATTACAAATGAAGAAGAGCGTCCAGCACGTAAAGTGTTAAGTGCCGCAGCATTAACATATGTTGCCGCAGCAGCAGTAGCTGTATTAGAATTACTACGTTTAGTGTTAATCTTTACAAATATGCGAAGTGACGACTAA